The following is a genomic window from Micromonospora cathayae.
GGTGGGCATCATGGCGCTGGTCTGGGTGATCCAGCGCTACGGCGAGACGGTGATGGCGGCGTTCACGGTGGTGTCCCGGATCGAACTGTTCACCGGCATGCTGTTCCTGGACCTCTCCGGCGCGGTGACCGCGTTCGTGGCGCAGAACCTCGGCCACGGCGACCGGTCGCGGGCCCGGTACGGGCTGGTCCGCACCCTCGGCCTGACCGTCGGGTTGTCCGTCCTGGTCGGGGCGGCGGTGATGCTGGCCCGGTCACCGATCGCCGCGCTGTTCACCGAGGACCCGGCCGCCCGCGCGCTCACCGAGCGGTACATCCTGATCATCTACCCGTTCCTGGCGCTGTACACGGTGATGGTGGTGGTGCACGGCTACCTCAACGGCGCGCGCCGGACCACCGCCCCGCTGATCTGCACGGTCATCGCGTTCGTGCTGGTGCAGATCCCGGTCGCCTACCTGTTCCACGGCCCGTTCGGCATCGACGCCGTGATGTGGGCCCAGGTGGCCGGCTGGTCGGCCGGACTGGCGTACTCCCTGTTCTGTCTGCGGGACGTGTTGTTCTCCCGCCCCGCGCCGGCACTCGCCCCGGCGCGCTGACCGTGCTCCCGAGAGGCGACCACGCATGATCACCGAGAGCAGTGCCGAGTTCGAGTTCCACGGTGGCCGGGCCCGCAGCGCCCCCCTCGCGTGGGGACAGCAGGGCACCTGGGACGTCATCCGGCACTGGTACCCGGAGACCAAGCCGTTCTTCGTGCTCACCCGCTGGCTGCCGGTGCCGCTGCTGCTCGAACTGGGTGACGTGCTGGAGGAGTTGGCCGAGCTGATGCGCCGGCACGAGGCGCTGCGCACCCTGTACCACGCCAGCGAGCGCGGCGAGGTCACCCAGGAGGTGCTGCCCGGCGGGGTGGTCACCGTGGACCTGTACGACCGCCCCGCCGACGACCCGGTGAGCTTCACCGACATCGTCACCACCTGCGTCGAACGGGGCACCGCCACCGGGTTCGACCACGAGCGGGAGGTGCCGATCCGGTTCGCCGTCGCGCTGCACGAGGGCATCCCGGTGCTGGTGGTGTTCGCGGTGTCCCACCTGTCGGCGGACTACCTCAGCGCCGACCTGCTCGCGGCGGAACTCAACGCCCTGCTGCGGGCCCGGGTGGACCGGGTCCCCGCCCCGCCGGCCCGGCCCGCCGCGCAGCCGGTGGACCTGGCCACCTTCGAACGGTCCCCGCAGGGCCAACTGCTCAACGTGGAGGCGATGCGCCACCTGCGGCAGCACCTCGACCGGATCACCCCCGGCCTGCTGCCGGCGCGGGCCACCCCGGTGACACCCCGGTTCCACCGGGGCGAACTGGAGTCCGACGCCATGCCGGTGGCGTTGCGGGCGGCGGCCCGCCGGCACCGCACCACCACGTCGGTCCTGCTGCTGGCGGTCAGTATGGCGCTGCTGGGCCGGTTCTGCCCCGGGCCGGTCCTGCCGCTGGACATCATGCAGAGCAACCGGTCCACGCCGGAGCTGTTCCACACCGTGTCCAGCCTGAACCAGGCCGTCCGGACCGCCGTGGACCTGCCCGCCGTGACCTTCGCCGACCTGGTGGAGCGGGCGGCGCGGGTGATGGCGCAGGCCCGCGCGTACGCCCGGTACGACGGTCGGGCCGCCCAGCAGGTGATCGCCACGGCGGCCCGGTCGAGGGGCACCGACTTCGAACCGGGCTGCCAGTTCAACGACATGTGGT
Proteins encoded in this region:
- a CDS encoding condensation domain-containing protein, giving the protein MITESSAEFEFHGGRARSAPLAWGQQGTWDVIRHWYPETKPFFVLTRWLPVPLLLELGDVLEELAELMRRHEALRTLYHASERGEVTQEVLPGGVVTVDLYDRPADDPVSFTDIVTTCVERGTATGFDHEREVPIRFAVALHEGIPVLVVFAVSHLSADYLSADLLAAELNALLRARVDRVPAPPARPAAQPVDLATFERSPQGQLLNVEAMRHLRQHLDRITPGLLPARATPVTPRFHRGELESDAMPVALRAAARRHRTTTSVLLLAVSMALLGRFCPGPVLPLDIMQSNRSTPELFHTVSSLNQAVRTAVDLPAVTFADLVERAARVMAQARAYARYDGRAAQQVIATAARSRGTDFEPGCQFNDMWSTLPRPAGRPVTDPAELDRLAAATTFGWPQTADAEGMVVFLDVRGTAERLQLSLMADTALLPPDDIRAVLFAFERVAIALATGEVTLAGMHAILDGCRTDPAGPGDPARAVSGSPTTR